AGAAGTCCTTGAGCACCGACACGGCCCGGAAGCCGTGGGCGCGGAAGAACAGCTGGGCGGGAAGATTCGTCTCGCGGACCTCGAGGAGCACGCGGCTGCGGTGCTCGGCCGTCAGCTTGCCGAGCAGCTTGTTGAGCATGTGCGAGCCGATGCCCAGCCGACGGTGCGAGCGAAGCACGGCGAAGTTCAGGACGTGCAGCCGCGTGCGCTGCAGCTCGTAGACCATGAAGGCCACGACGGAGTCGGCGATCTCCCCCACCATGCCGATGCAGTTCCGCTGCCGCAGGCAGCGGGTGAAGTCCTCATCGGACCAGGGAAACTCGAACGCCTCGCGCTCGATGCCCACGACCTCCGTCATGTCGCGGCGGATCATCCAGCGGACGTGGACACCGAGTCCGTTCTTCTGCGGCTGCAACAAGGTCACGATCGGCGCTCCGACGAGAGGCTGAGGAACCTGCCCTGACGGTCGGCTGGCGACCGACGCGGCGCCGGACCGTAGCAGGTGACGGTGGCAGGGCCAAGCCTGTTCCAGCGCGGTTTTCACCGGTCAAAACGCGGCAAACGACCCTTGACCCGTCGCGGCCGGACTCCTACCCTCCGCGGCCGTTTGCCCACGACGGCGTTTCCCCGGCCGCCCGCATTCGGATCGCTCACCATGATCTTCCGGCAGCTCGTCCTGCACCGTCTCCCGCTCCTCGTCTGCCTGCCGCTCCTCGTGGCCGCGGCGGGCTGTGCGGGCACGGCCATCCGCAGTCAGAGCCCCGAGGTCGAGGCCCTCGCCGGCCTAGAGGCCGACACCAAACTCGTCGGCGACTATGCGATCGCCTCGGGACTCGGCTCACAGCGGATCGAGAGGGCCGCGCTGGTCACCGGACTGCCCAACACGGGCAGCGACCCGCCTCCCGGGCCGCAGCGGGCGATGCTTCTCTCCGACATGCAGGAGCGCGGCGTCGTCGATCCCAACACGCTCCTCGCCTCGCCGCAGACGGCGCTCGTCTGGGTGCAAGCCTCCCTGCCGCCGGGCGTCCGTAAGGGAGACCGGTTCGACGTCTTCGTGGAGACACCGGCCGAGACCGACACCACCAGCCTCGCCGGCGGCTGGTTGATGGAGACGCGGCTCACCGAAATGGCCGTGCTCGGCAACCGGGTGCGCGAAGGACGCGTGCAGGGTGTCGTCGAGGGCCCGCTGCTGGTCGATCCGGTGGCCAACGGCACGCTCGACGCGGTGGCCCGGATCCGCGCCCGGATCCCCGCCGGCGGCGTGTCGCTCGTGAGCCGGCCGATCGGCCTGCTCCTGGCCCCCGAGCACCGCTCGGTGGCGATGTCGCAGCGGGTCGGCGACGCGATCAACCGCCGCTTTCACACCGTCGTCCGCGGGTCCAAGAAGGGGGTGGCCACTCCCAAGACCGACCAGTTCATCGAGCTGGAAATCCCCGCCACCTACCGGCACAACCTCGACCGCTACGTCCGCGTCGTGCGCAGCGTGGCCGTGGTCGAGCCGGCCGGCGGGCGTCATGGCCGGCTCGACCTGCTCGGCCGCCAACTCGCCGATCCCGTCACCGCGCCGGCGGCGGCGCTGCGGCTGGAGGCGGTCGGCAAGGAGGCGATTCCGACGCTGCGTAGGGCGCTGGAGTCGAACGACGCCGAGTCGCGGTTCGCGGCCGCCGAGGCCCTCGCCTACCTCGGGGAGTCGGTTGCCGCGCCGCACCTCGCCGCCGCCGCGGCCGAAATGCGCAGCGCCCGGCCGGCGGCGCTCGCCGCGCTCACCGTGCTCGACGACCCGAACGGCATCGACGCCCTGCAGTCGCTCCTCATCAGCAGCAGTGCCGAAACCCGCTACGGCGCCTTCCGCGCCCTGTGGCGGATGGATCGCGACATGCCGCTGGTCAGGGGGCAGCGCTGCGGCGACGCCTTCTCGCTCCACGTCCTCGACGTCAAGGGACCGCCCCTCGTGCACGCCACGCGCAGCACGCGGCCCGAGATCGTGCTG
This genomic window from Planctomycetia bacterium contains:
- the flgI gene encoding flagellar P-ring protein FlgI, which translates into the protein MIFRQLVLHRLPLLVCLPLLVAAAGCAGTAIRSQSPEVEALAGLEADTKLVGDYAIASGLGSQRIERAALVTGLPNTGSDPPPGPQRAMLLSDMQERGVVDPNTLLASPQTALVWVQASLPPGVRKGDRFDVFVETPAETDTTSLAGGWLMETRLTEMAVLGNRVREGRVQGVVEGPLLVDPVANGTLDAVARIRARIPAGGVSLVSRPIGLLLAPEHRSVAMSQRVGDAINRRFHTVVRGSKKGVATPKTDQFIELEIPATYRHNLDRYVRVVRSVAVVEPAGGRHGRLDLLGRQLADPVTAPAAALRLEAVGKEAIPTLRRALESNDAESRFAAAEALAYLGESVAAPHLAAAAAEMRSARPAALAALTVLDDPNGIDALQSLLISSSAETRYGAFRALWRMDRDMPLVRGQRCGDAFSLHVLDVKGPPLVHATRSTRPEIVLFGTEHPLDDGVRVEAGGTIIVVVEGTTATVSRFVPGQSDQSVETRAAVEPVIRGIVELGGSYPDVVQFLQQASSRRGLRSRLAFDAVPSEFDGRESIHEEASARSREIAADRAADDDEAAGSRPDEQR